The genomic segment TGATATTCCGTTCCTCACAGAGCCGGTTCATTATGTCGATAAGCACATGCGCGGTTTTGGAATCGAGATTGGCAGTGGGTTCATCAGCAAGCACGATGGGCGGCTGATGCACGATGGCGCGCGCCACCGCGACACGCTGCTGCTGTCCGCCGCTCATGCGGGCGGGTCGCGCTTCCGCAAGGTCGCCTATGCCGAGTTCCTCCATCACTGCAAGCGCGCGGGCGCGCCGCTCTTTTTCGCCCACTCCCTGCAGCATCATCACAAACTCGATGTTCTCGAGGGCGGTGAGTACGGGGATGAGATTGTAGGCCTGGAAGATAAATCCCATGCGCCGCAGACGAATACGCGCGCGTTCCTGCCGCGACACACCCGCGAGATCGTGGCCGTCGAGGAGGAGGCGGCCGCGGGTCTGCTCGTCGAGCAGGCCGATAATGTTGAGCAGGGTGGTCTTGCCCGATCCCGACGGGCCCGCGATGGCGAGGAATTCGCCCGCGCCGATGCGAAGGTTGATGTTGCGCAGGGCCTCGACAGCGACGCCGTTGTTGGCGTACGTTTTTTCAAGACCTTCGACTTCTATGACTGCGTGATCCATGTTCGCCTCGGAATTACACAAACGAGATTGCCTGGACTGGCTGGAGCCGCACGGCCTTCCATGCGGGATACAACGCCGCGAGCATACACAGCAGCGGCACCACGAGCGCCTGCC from the Ignavibacteriota bacterium genome contains:
- a CDS encoding ABC transporter ATP-binding protein; this encodes MDHAVIEVEGLEKTYANNGVAVEALRNINLRIGAGEFLAIAGPSGSGKTTLLNIIGLLDEQTRGRLLLDGHDLAGVSRQERARIRLRRMGFIFQAYNLIPVLTALENIEFVMMLQGVGEKERRARALAVMEELGIGDLAEARPARMSGGQQQRVAVARAIVHQPPIVLADEPTANLDSKTAHVLIDIMNRLCEERNITFVFSSHDQNVLDHSRRLVLLHDGEIVSDERK